The following proteins are encoded in a genomic region of Candidatus Diapherotrites archaeon:
- a CDS encoding proline--tRNA ligase, which translates to MAGGKASENAKNTEGMTVKKSENFSDWYNEVVLKAELADYAPVAGFMIVRPRAYMVWQKIQDRFNAVIQAKGVLNAYFPLLIPESFFSKEAEHAEGFAPELAWVEGKEGSGERVAIRPTSETIMYDAYSKWIRSWRDLPLRLNQWCNILRWEVKQTKLFLRTREFLWQEGHCVYETEEECVKEALMFLEEYRELCGQLLAIPVITGEKTESEKFAGAKQTFTIEALMPDGKALQMGTSHNLGQNFARAFGISFLGKDKESHFAWQNSWGFTTRLIGATIMVHSDDKGLVLPPNVAFNKCVIVPIYFDTDKEKVLAAAKELEKKLASLNPVLDDREGYSPGWKFNEWELKGIPLRIEIGPKDMAKKQAVIVRRDTGKKEFVSVSAIAAEAEKALAEMQECLLKNAQRFLKENTCEASSHPELVKALEAKKMVLAPFCMSRDCEEKIKAETTASSRCVPFGQKPSGGKCVVCGKRAEKKAYFAKSY; encoded by the coding sequence ATGGCGGGCGGCAAGGCTTCTGAGAACGCTAAAAACACCGAGGGCATGACCGTAAAAAAGTCCGAAAACTTTTCGGACTGGTACAACGAGGTCGTGCTCAAGGCCGAGCTTGCGGATTACGCGCCGGTAGCCGGCTTCATGATTGTGAGGCCGCGCGCTTACATGGTGTGGCAGAAAATTCAGGACCGATTCAACGCAGTCATCCAGGCAAAAGGCGTTTTGAACGCGTACTTTCCCTTGCTGATTCCGGAATCGTTTTTTTCAAAGGAAGCCGAGCACGCGGAAGGCTTTGCCCCCGAGCTTGCGTGGGTCGAGGGAAAGGAAGGCTCGGGTGAAAGGGTTGCGATCAGGCCGACGTCCGAAACCATAATGTACGACGCATATTCCAAGTGGATTCGCTCGTGGCGCGATTTGCCCCTGCGCCTCAACCAGTGGTGCAACATTCTGCGCTGGGAGGTCAAGCAGACAAAGCTTTTCCTGCGCACAAGGGAATTCCTGTGGCAGGAAGGCCACTGCGTCTACGAAACAGAGGAAGAGTGCGTGAAGGAAGCTCTGATGTTTTTGGAGGAATACCGGGAATTGTGCGGGCAACTGCTTGCAATTCCCGTCATTACCGGCGAAAAAACCGAGTCGGAGAAATTTGCGGGCGCAAAGCAGACTTTCACTATCGAGGCGCTGATGCCTGACGGGAAGGCGTTGCAGATGGGCACCTCGCACAATCTCGGGCAGAATTTTGCAAGGGCGTTCGGCATTTCATTTCTCGGAAAGGACAAGGAAAGCCATTTTGCCTGGCAGAATTCGTGGGGCTTCACAACAAGGCTGATTGGCGCAACCATAATGGTGCACTCCGACGACAAGGGCCTTGTGCTTCCGCCAAATGTTGCGTTCAACAAGTGCGTCATTGTGCCCATTTATTTCGACACGGACAAGGAAAAGGTTCTGGCGGCGGCGAAGGAGCTTGAAAAAAAGCTCGCATCGCTCAACCCGGTTCTTGACGACCGCGAAGGCTATTCGCCGGGATGGAAATTCAACGAATGGGAGCTGAAGGGGATTCCTTTGCGCATTGAAATCGGCCCCAAGGACATGGCAAAAAAGCAGGCGGTCATTGTCCGGCGCGACACGGGCAAAAAAGAGTTTGTCAGCGTCTCCGCCATCGCCGCGGAAGCGGAAAAAGCGCTTGCTGAAATGCAGGAATGCCTGCTCAAAAACGCGCAAAGGTTTTTGAAGGAAAACACCTGCGAAGCGTCATCGCACCCCGAACTTGTGAAGGCGCTTGAAGCAAAAAAAATGGTTCTGGCGCCATTCTGCATGTCAAGGGATTGCGAGGAAAAAATCAAGGCGGAAACAACCGCGTCAAGCCGCTGCGTCCCATTCGGCCAAAAGCCTTCCGGCGGAAAGTGCGTTGTGTGCGGAAAGCGCGCGGAAAAAAAGGCGTATTTTGCGAAAAGCTATTGA
- a CDS encoding DedA family protein: protein MVFVELIAEHVTALISAAGYPGIFLLMALESMITPLPSELVMPFAGFLVSNGAMDFWLVAFVGALGSLFGSLISYYAGMKLGRPVILRFGKYVFLNEHHLKWTEQWFQKHGAKTIFIGRLLPAVRHIISIPAGLGKMNLAEFSAYTFAGAFVWCAFLTFLGMQLKENWQVILQFTTAIDAIVVIAILAAAAFFVFSHMKRKNRAK, encoded by the coding sequence ATGGTTTTTGTCGAACTTATCGCGGAACACGTCACGGCCCTGATTTCGGCGGCCGGCTATCCGGGAATATTCCTTCTCATGGCCCTGGAAAGCATGATAACGCCATTGCCTTCAGAACTCGTGATGCCTTTCGCGGGATTCCTTGTTTCAAACGGCGCAATGGACTTCTGGCTTGTCGCATTCGTCGGCGCGCTCGGCAGCCTGTTCGGCTCGCTTATCTCCTATTATGCCGGGATGAAACTCGGCAGGCCGGTTATCCTGCGATTCGGCAAATACGTTTTCCTGAATGAGCATCACCTTAAGTGGACGGAACAATGGTTCCAAAAACACGGCGCGAAAACCATTTTTATAGGCAGGCTCCTGCCGGCAGTAAGGCACATAATTTCGATTCCGGCCGGCCTCGGCAAAATGAATCTGGCGGAATTTTCCGCTTACACTTTCGCGGGCGCGTTTGTGTGGTGCGCATTTCTGACTTTCCTGGGCATGCAATTGAAGGAAAACTGGCAGGTAATCCTGCAATTCACAACAGCCATTGACGCGATTGTCGTCATTGCAATTCTTGCGGCCGCGGCTTTTTTCGTTTTCTCTCACATGAAACGGAAAAACCGCGCAAAATAG
- a CDS encoding ZPR1 zinc finger domain-containing protein: protein MSANLFTQCPQCGGKASSVQIAKKIPLFGEALFTTITCGKCGFRLSDVFSVETHAPKKFWVEISSAGQIPTKIVRSSSATIRIPELGLSLEPGPMSEGFVSNAEGVLERFRGAVESAKNSSGNPKTKANAQKLLEKIALAENGKLTFTIELLDPFGNSALLGKHVKSGRLSEKELKGLKTGLGA from the coding sequence TTGTCCGCGAACCTTTTCACGCAATGCCCGCAGTGCGGCGGAAAAGCCTCGTCCGTGCAGATCGCAAAAAAAATACCATTGTTCGGCGAAGCGCTTTTCACCACGATAACCTGCGGAAAATGCGGTTTCAGGCTGAGCGATGTCTTTTCAGTTGAAACCCACGCACCAAAAAAATTCTGGGTGGAAATTTCATCCGCTGGCCAGATTCCGACTAAAATCGTGAGGTCAAGCTCCGCAACAATCAGGATTCCGGAACTGGGCCTGTCTCTCGAGCCGGGCCCGATGTCCGAAGGCTTCGTTTCAAACGCCGAAGGCGTGCTTGAAAGGTTCAGGGGCGCGGTGGAGTCCGCAAAGAATTCCTCCGGGAACCCGAAAACAAAGGCGAACGCGCAAAAGCTCCTGGAAAAAATTGCTCTGGCCGAAAACGGAAAGCTTACTTTCACGATAGAACTTCTGGACCCTTTCGGCAATTCGGCTTTGCTCGGAAAGCACGTCAAATCGGGAAGGCTTTCCGAAAAGGAATTGAAAGGCCTGAAAACCGGCCTTGGCGCATAA
- the proB gene encoding glutamate 5-kinase, which yields MTVRKFNDFAGARLVVLKLGTQVAVENGSFNFSFAEGLAQTIAEQSANGRKFVIVSSGAIGLGAQELGLNGKPMPVPLQQAVAAVGQKILMREFGKAFSKPGLKIAQILLTQHNFDNRKALKNLKNTFGELLRLGVVPVVNENDAVAVEELASKKAFSDNDVLSALVAVHLKADLLVIFTNVDGLYDKNPLTNGDAKIIPVVSDISKVGASLKGKSALGRGGFETKMQAAKIVLKKGIPLIITKGETGALGKIFSGRQNGTLFLK from the coding sequence ATGACTGTGCGCAAGTTTAACGATTTTGCGGGCGCAAGGCTTGTCGTGCTCAAGCTTGGCACGCAGGTTGCGGTCGAGAACGGCTCATTCAATTTTTCTTTTGCGGAGGGCCTTGCGCAGACCATTGCGGAGCAGAGTGCCAATGGCAGGAAATTCGTCATTGTTTCAAGCGGCGCAATCGGTTTGGGCGCGCAGGAGCTTGGCCTGAACGGAAAGCCCATGCCCGTTCCATTGCAGCAGGCGGTTGCGGCGGTGGGCCAGAAAATCCTGATGCGCGAATTCGGCAAGGCGTTTTCAAAGCCGGGGCTTAAAATAGCGCAGATCCTGCTTACCCAGCACAACTTTGACAACCGGAAAGCTTTGAAAAACCTGAAAAACACTTTCGGGGAGCTTCTCAGGCTCGGCGTAGTGCCGGTCGTAAACGAAAATGACGCCGTGGCTGTCGAAGAGCTTGCATCGAAAAAGGCTTTTTCCGACAACGACGTTTTGTCCGCGCTCGTGGCAGTGCACCTGAAAGCTGATTTGCTTGTAATTTTCACGAATGTGGATGGCCTGTATGACAAGAATCCCTTGACGAACGGCGACGCGAAAATCATTCCAGTGGTTTCCGACATTTCAAAAGTCGGGGCATCGCTGAAAGGGAAATCCGCTTTGGGCAGGGGCGGCTTTGAAACCAAAATGCAGGCCGCGAAAATCGTTTTAAAAAAGGGGATTCCCCTAATCATTACGAAAGGCGAAACCGGCGCGCTTGGAAAAATTTTTTCTGGCAGGCAGAACGGAACGCTTTTCCTGAAGTGA
- a CDS encoding 50S ribosome-binding GTPase: protein MPANVTVEFGLAQLKYEQAKSPQAKLEALQEMWKSAPSHKGAEKLRAEISKKIAQARHEIEKQRDQQKKTASKQDLHIKKEGCGQIALVGFPNSGKSFLLKALTNADVEVAPYPFTTKKPQVGMAPFSGTKLQIVEVPGIIEGSSEGRASGTQFLGAVRNADAIAIIVTGGNALHELAVIENELKAVYIFANREKPKIAIKQSGFKGITVSGKTFLKIPEKEFTEFLKSHGIKNASVILGEETTIDKISETLNEKIAYKKALVLVNVFSGMPEEKALAAIRKKWNTIVYSGPSPEFLGNVKNRMFSMLGKILVFTKRPGQEPDMDEPLILKEGATAKDVVTTLHKDFAQNLKFVRVWGSTRFPGQKVSKNYKMKNMDVVEISS from the coding sequence ATGCCGGCAAATGTCACAGTTGAATTCGGGCTCGCGCAGTTGAAATACGAGCAGGCGAAGTCTCCGCAGGCGAAGCTTGAGGCCCTGCAGGAAATGTGGAAAAGCGCGCCCAGCCACAAGGGCGCCGAAAAACTGCGCGCGGAAATATCCAAAAAAATCGCGCAGGCGCGCCATGAAATAGAGAAGCAGCGCGACCAGCAGAAAAAGACCGCTTCAAAACAGGATCTGCACATAAAAAAGGAGGGCTGCGGGCAGATCGCGCTTGTCGGGTTTCCGAACAGCGGGAAAAGCTTCCTGCTCAAGGCGCTCACGAACGCCGACGTGGAAGTGGCGCCCTACCCTTTCACTACAAAAAAGCCCCAGGTCGGAATGGCCCCTTTCAGCGGAACCAAGCTCCAGATAGTTGAAGTGCCGGGCATAATCGAGGGCAGCTCGGAGGGCAGGGCTTCCGGCACGCAGTTTTTGGGCGCCGTGAGGAATGCCGACGCCATCGCGATAATCGTGACCGGAGGCAACGCACTGCACGAGCTTGCGGTCATAGAAAACGAGCTGAAGGCGGTGTACATTTTTGCAAACCGCGAAAAGCCCAAAATAGCCATAAAGCAGTCCGGCTTCAAGGGCATAACCGTTTCAGGGAAAACGTTTTTGAAAATCCCGGAAAAGGAATTCACCGAATTCCTGAAAAGCCACGGAATAAAAAACGCGTCCGTCATTCTCGGCGAGGAAACCACGATCGACAAGATTTCTGAAACCCTCAACGAAAAAATCGCATACAAAAAGGCGCTTGTGCTGGTGAACGTTTTTTCCGGGATGCCGGAAGAAAAAGCGCTTGCCGCCATAAGGAAAAAATGGAACACAATCGTTTATTCCGGGCCTTCGCCGGAATTCCTGGGAAACGTGAAAAACAGGATGTTCTCGATGCTTGGAAAAATACTTGTCTTCACGAAAAGGCCGGGGCAGGAACCGGACATGGATGAGCCGCTCATTTTGAAGGAAGGCGCGACAGCCAAAGACGTTGTCACTACCCTGCACAAGGACTTCGCGCAAAACCTCAAATTCGTCAGGGTATGGGGTTCGACGAGGTTTCCGGGCCAGAAGGTTTCAAAAAACTATAAAATGAAAAACATGGATGTCGTGGAAATCAGTTCCTAG
- a CDS encoding methyltransferase has protein sequence MPTKAFFRDLELVVLDKVFDPQEDSFLLAETIAGQPSLEGKLCMDIGTGCGIQAIVCAKKGGNVLAADLDGKCVENALLNAKLLGLQEKVNAKKSDLFSAVPKGKKFDLIVFNPPYLPSKKPEILALDGGKNGREILDRFLAGLPQRLAPRGTALFLQSSLNGLQKTKKKLRENGLAGKIVARQKLFFEELVVFEANHMPRHTASP, from the coding sequence TTGCCGACAAAGGCCTTTTTCCGCGATCTCGAACTGGTTGTGCTGGACAAAGTCTTCGACCCGCAGGAGGACTCTTTCCTGCTGGCTGAAACAATCGCGGGCCAGCCTTCCCTTGAAGGCAAACTCTGCATGGATATAGGCACGGGCTGCGGCATCCAGGCAATCGTCTGCGCAAAAAAAGGCGGAAACGTCCTCGCCGCAGACCTGGACGGAAAATGCGTTGAAAACGCCTTGCTCAACGCAAAACTTCTTGGGCTGCAGGAAAAAGTGAATGCAAAAAAAAGCGACCTTTTTTCGGCGGTTCCAAAAGGCAAAAAATTTGACCTCATTGTCTTCAACCCGCCTTACCTTCCCAGCAAAAAGCCGGAAATACTTGCATTGGATGGCGGAAAAAACGGCAGGGAAATCCTCGACAGGTTTTTGGCCGGACTCCCGCAAAGGCTTGCCCCGCGCGGCACTGCACTGTTCCTGCAGAGCTCTCTGAACGGCCTGCAAAAAACCAAAAAAAAGCTCAGGGAAAACGGCCTAGCCGGAAAAATCGTCGCAAGGCAAAAACTTTTTTTCGAGGAACTCGTGGTGTTCGAGGCAAACCACATGCCGCGCCATACTGCAAGCCCCTGA
- a CDS encoding GNAT family N-acetyltransferase yields the protein MIFGKARKEDLQEILRMVEKDFAYTGFDLKKLEKRLSDSTLTMFRLSLDKRLAGFSEIEFFPDGYARLNAISIDEKLRGKNLGKRLLGLTIAELKKSDVEKVFLLVKRENAVAKSIYSRVGFRFAGFHDSKIENSTVERMELELSRPAIAN from the coding sequence ATGATTTTCGGAAAGGCAAGGAAAGAGGATCTGCAGGAAATCCTGCGGATGGTGGAAAAGGATTTCGCATACACGGGCTTCGACCTGAAAAAGCTTGAAAAGCGCCTGTCGGATTCAACGCTCACCATGTTCAGGTTGTCCCTCGACAAACGGCTTGCGGGCTTTTCCGAAATAGAGTTTTTCCCGGATGGCTACGCAAGGCTGAACGCCATAAGCATTGACGAAAAGCTCAGGGGAAAAAACCTTGGAAAACGGCTGCTTGGCCTCACAATCGCCGAACTTAAAAAATCGGATGTTGAAAAGGTTTTTTTGCTAGTCAAAAGGGAGAATGCCGTGGCAAAAAGCATTTACAGCCGCGTGGGGTTCAGGTTTGCGGGATTCCACGACAGCAAAATAGAAAATTCAACCGTGGAGCGCATGGAACTCGAACTCAGCCGGCCCGCGATTGCAAACTAA
- a CDS encoding fibronectin type III domain-containing protein, which yields MAGKKIFIGIVLLLVLPLVAASVIIQWQAPTQNTDGSQISGPLSYNIYRSKPSVGSSPIGSTVETSYADTATTSGTEYCYQITALSGGVESDKSSEGCALDSGTVKFCSSDADCLAGKLCKNNVCTDAVCGNGVKEIGEECDKTDFGTQTCTGFGFDGGTLKCSASCKLDKSGCANYVCGNNKLEPGEECEGSNLNGKTCASLGFSGGTLACNASCTFNASGCADPPKPPTDVGTVFPPRSG from the coding sequence ATGGCGGGTAAAAAAATTTTCATCGGAATTGTCCTGCTGCTTGTCCTGCCGCTTGTCGCGGCTTCGGTCATAATCCAATGGCAGGCGCCCACGCAGAACACGGATGGCTCGCAGATTTCAGGCCCATTGTCATACAACATTTACCGGTCAAAACCCTCTGTCGGCAGTTCCCCGATCGGTTCAACTGTTGAGACAAGCTATGCTGACACTGCAACAACCAGCGGCACGGAATACTGTTATCAGATAACCGCCCTTTCCGGCGGCGTTGAAAGCGACAAATCTTCGGAAGGCTGTGCCCTTGACTCCGGCACGGTGAAATTCTGCAGTTCCGATGCCGACTGCCTGGCAGGAAAACTGTGCAAGAACAATGTCTGCACCGACGCGGTCTGCGGCAATGGCGTGAAAGAAATTGGGGAGGAATGCGACAAAACCGATTTTGGCACGCAAACCTGCACAGGATTCGGCTTTGACGGCGGAACCCTCAAATGCTCGGCTTCCTGCAAACTCGACAAGAGCGGCTGCGCAAACTATGTATGCGGCAACAACAAGCTTGAACCCGGCGAGGAATGCGAGGGCAGCAACCTCAACGGCAAGACCTGCGCATCGCTCGGCTTCAGCGGCGGAACCCTTGCATGCAATGCGTCATGCACATTTAATGCTTCAGGCTGCGCCGACCCGCCCAAGCCGCCGACAGACGTTGGAACGGTTTTTCCCCCGAGGAGCGGATGA
- a CDS encoding TatD family hydrolase: MFVDAHCHLDWFNEPEAAVREAGATRVKKIVSCSTNLLSIQKHILLAQEFSEIEICLGIHPADLLSMPPAEIEKARALVSQNIGNAAGIGEVGLDFMRAKSGTEKKLQAEAFGFFAALAKKASKPVVVHSRNSDSECLSMLEGLGCRKVLLHWCTNSAETVKRASALGYFMSAGPAIISGKKASSVAKEIPPELLLLETDAPVAFSGKQSSPAWIPLVAEKIAELHSQSISRVEEQTTANAERLFRFRASKKG; the protein is encoded by the coding sequence ATGTTCGTTGACGCGCACTGCCACTTGGACTGGTTCAATGAGCCGGAAGCGGCGGTGCGTGAGGCCGGCGCGACTCGCGTAAAAAAAATCGTTTCCTGCTCAACAAACCTTCTGTCGATTCAAAAGCACATTTTGCTTGCGCAGGAATTCAGCGAAATAGAGATTTGCCTCGGCATTCATCCCGCCGATTTGCTGTCGATGCCGCCCGCCGAAATCGAAAAAGCCAGGGCGCTTGTTTCGCAGAACATTGGAAACGCAGCCGGCATCGGCGAAGTAGGCCTGGATTTCATGCGTGCAAAAAGCGGAACCGAAAAAAAACTGCAGGCCGAAGCCTTCGGGTTTTTCGCCGCCCTCGCGAAAAAGGCTTCAAAGCCGGTTGTCGTGCATTCGCGCAATTCTGACAGCGAATGCCTAAGCATGCTTGAAGGCCTGGGCTGCAGAAAGGTTTTGCTGCACTGGTGCACGAATTCCGCCGAAACCGTGAAGCGGGCCTCCGCCCTCGGATATTTCATGAGCGCCGGCCCGGCAATAATTTCGGGCAAAAAGGCTTCATCCGTTGCGAAGGAAATTCCGCCGGAACTCCTGCTGCTTGAAACCGACGCGCCCGTCGCATTTTCAGGAAAGCAGTCTTCTCCCGCGTGGATTCCGCTGGTCGCGGAAAAAATCGCGGAACTCCACTCCCAATCCATTTCCCGCGTGGAAGAGCAGACGACCGCCAACGCTGAACGGCTTTTCCGCTTCAGGGCTTCAAAAAAAGGTTAA
- a CDS encoding GNAT family N-acetyltransferase: MYPSSLKHWCEKPEFEELPVDGDFYWNWKDVHFLPYFWLEKKDVAALPAPFFVWDMHPDSPVGFESDAADALTNIIALAQSFDALGMDSDLRTDLRRLERKNENVKLVENEKGCLRKSAEWFLEFWKEEKADFERRLLLWEKHARTLSAYDGKELLGVHICLDGFGGDAGTTYYLGCWWNRKHKSRSIATFLLAKDIANAISAGKKFYDLGVGDEPYKKQWGVIERKSKYFAKMPAKLAGELGLKKFEATD; the protein is encoded by the coding sequence ATGTATCCTTCAAGCCTCAAACACTGGTGTGAAAAACCGGAATTTGAAGAGCTGCCCGTCGACGGCGACTTTTACTGGAACTGGAAAGACGTGCATTTTTTGCCATACTTCTGGCTTGAAAAAAAAGATGTTGCGGCGCTGCCGGCGCCGTTTTTTGTCTGGGACATGCATCCCGACTCGCCGGTCGGCTTTGAATCCGATGCCGCCGACGCCCTGACGAACATAATCGCGCTTGCGCAAAGCTTTGACGCCCTCGGCATGGACTCGGATTTGAGAACGGATCTGCGCAGGCTTGAAAGGAAAAACGAAAACGTCAAGCTCGTTGAAAACGAGAAAGGCTGCCTCCGCAAAAGCGCAGAATGGTTTTTGGAATTCTGGAAGGAAGAAAAAGCGGATTTTGAGCGCAGGCTTTTGCTCTGGGAAAAACATGCGCGCACGCTCAGCGCGTACGACGGCAAGGAACTTCTGGGCGTGCACATCTGCCTTGACGGTTTTGGGGGCGATGCCGGCACAACCTATTACTTGGGCTGCTGGTGGAACAGAAAGCACAAAAGCAGGTCGATTGCAACCTTCCTGCTCGCAAAAGACATCGCCAACGCCATCAGCGCCGGCAAAAAGTTTTACGACCTTGGCGTCGGGGACGAGCCATACAAAAAACAGTGGGGCGTCATTGAAAGAAAGTCGAAATATTTCGCCAAAATGCCCGCCAAACTCGCGGGAGAGCTCGGCTTGAAAAAGTTCGAGGCAACCGACTAG
- a CDS encoding diphthine--ammonia ligase, protein MCGIAGFFGFPDAKARAEKALDCMQDRGLDCRKVVAEKENAFGHLLHSVVGSVEQPLRGKGVFASNCEIYNWKELAKRHKAGARNDSELVFRLLERENGTGKTSLEKTLAELDGIWAFSYWRSGKVFLSRDLFGVKPLFYSIEGGFCFASEKKALEAAGAVSGIRELDPRHVLVFDLKTKKAEFLKRPFLKIKKLRLDDEGAENRLIALLSDAVEKRVPEKSFGLLFSGGVDSLVLAVLFKKMNLKFKCFFAFAEGAGEPKDLAFAQKAARRLDLDLETVPVKLDEVPGLLEKVVPLIESSDPVRAGVALPVFAACREAKRHGVKVIFSGLGADEIFCGYARFRQSNSLQKDSLNLLLQMHENDLYRDDVVSMNNSIELRLPFLDKRLAEFALSLPDRQKIEGERNKAILRNAALALGIPAEFAERGKIAAQYGSNFDKALERLAKKSGSHGKAAFLQRFAARKNMKLAALFSGGKDSCLALWTMQRMNYEISCLVSIIPENPDSFMYHRPDERILALQAEALGIPLVVKRTKGEKEKELVELKSALAEAKKKFGTEGAVSGALYSNYQRDRIQEICNDLHLRLFSPLWHKKQEEELLELVDAGFEFVMIKIAAYGLDESWLGKPVGKKEIEKLAALGSKIGFNCAGEGGEFESLVLDAPNFKKRLKIVSSEKKMRNAFSGELEIREIGLEAKP, encoded by the coding sequence ATGTGCGGCATCGCCGGATTTTTCGGTTTTCCTGACGCAAAAGCGAGGGCGGAAAAGGCGCTTGACTGCATGCAGGACAGGGGTTTGGACTGCCGCAAAGTCGTGGCTGAAAAGGAAAACGCCTTTGGCCATCTGCTTCACAGCGTCGTCGGCTCGGTTGAACAGCCATTGCGCGGAAAAGGCGTTTTCGCGTCAAACTGCGAAATCTACAACTGGAAAGAGCTTGCGAAAAGGCACAAAGCCGGGGCGCGCAACGATTCGGAGCTTGTGTTCAGGCTGCTGGAACGCGAAAACGGAACCGGAAAAACTTCGCTGGAAAAAACCCTCGCAGAACTGGACGGCATCTGGGCCTTCTCATACTGGCGCAGCGGAAAAGTTTTTCTGTCACGCGATTTGTTCGGCGTGAAACCGCTGTTCTATTCCATTGAAGGCGGGTTCTGCTTTGCATCCGAAAAAAAGGCCCTGGAGGCTGCAGGCGCTGTTTCGGGAATACGCGAACTCGACCCGAGGCACGTGCTTGTTTTCGACCTGAAAACGAAAAAGGCGGAATTCCTGAAGCGGCCTTTTTTGAAAATAAAAAAACTGCGGCTGGATGATGAGGGCGCGGAAAACCGGCTGATTGCCCTTCTATCAGATGCCGTGGAAAAGCGCGTGCCGGAAAAAAGCTTCGGCCTGCTTTTCAGCGGCGGCGTGGATTCGCTTGTGCTTGCAGTGCTGTTCAAAAAAATGAATCTGAAATTCAAGTGCTTTTTCGCTTTTGCCGAAGGCGCAGGCGAGCCGAAGGATTTGGCGTTCGCGCAAAAAGCCGCGCGTCGGTTGGACCTGGACCTTGAGACCGTTCCGGTCAAGCTGGATGAAGTGCCGGGCCTGCTTGAAAAAGTCGTGCCGCTCATCGAGTCAAGCGACCCCGTGCGCGCCGGCGTCGCGCTTCCGGTTTTTGCCGCCTGCCGAGAGGCGAAAAGGCACGGCGTGAAAGTCATTTTTTCCGGCCTCGGCGCTGACGAGATTTTCTGCGGCTATGCGCGCTTCAGGCAGTCGAACAGCCTGCAAAAAGACTCGCTGAACCTCCTGCTGCAGATGCACGAAAACGATTTGTACCGAGACGACGTGGTTTCAATGAACAACAGCATCGAATTGCGCCTCCCGTTCCTCGACAAAAGGCTCGCGGAATTCGCATTGTCGCTTCCGGACAGACAGAAGATTGAAGGCGAAAGGAACAAGGCCATCCTGAGAAACGCTGCGCTTGCACTCGGCATTCCGGCGGAATTTGCGGAGAGGGGGAAAATTGCGGCGCAATACGGCAGCAATTTCGACAAGGCCCTGGAACGGCTTGCCAAAAAAAGCGGCTCGCATGGAAAGGCGGCATTTCTCCAAAGGTTCGCGGCGCGCAAAAACATGAAGCTTGCCGCGCTGTTTTCCGGCGGCAAGGATTCGTGCCTCGCATTGTGGACAATGCAGCGCATGAACTATGAAATTTCCTGCCTTGTTTCAATCATTCCGGAAAACCCCGATTCGTTCATGTACCACAGGCCGGACGAAAGAATACTCGCATTGCAGGCCGAAGCGCTCGGCATCCCGCTTGTCGTGAAAAGGACAAAAGGCGAAAAGGAAAAGGAACTCGTTGAATTGAAGTCTGCTTTGGCGGAAGCCAAAAAAAAATTCGGAACCGAGGGCGCGGTTTCCGGCGCATTGTACAGCAACTACCAGCGCGACCGCATCCAGGAAATCTGCAACGATTTGCATTTGCGCCTGTTTTCGCCGCTGTGGCACAAAAAACAGGAAGAGGAACTGCTGGAGCTTGTTGACGCGGGCTTTGAATTTGTCATGATAAAAATCGCCGCGTATGGCCTTGACGAAAGCTGGTTGGGAAAGCCGGTCGGGAAAAAAGAAATTGAAAAGCTCGCGGCACTGGGCAGTAAAATCGGCTTCAATTGCGCGGGCGAGGGCGGCGAATTCGAATCATTGGTTTTGGACGCGCCCAACTTCAAAAAACGCCTGAAAATCGTTTCATCGGAAAAGAAAATGCGGAACGCGTTTTCCGGCGAACTCGAAATAAGGGAAATCGGGCTTGAAGCAAAGCCATGA